In Verrucomicrobiia bacterium, a single window of DNA contains:
- a CDS encoding DUF2723 domain-containing protein has protein sequence MLSDKHLRRGLAALVLASGLAFFGRTVAPTVSFWDCGEFIAASACLGIPHPPGAPLYVLIGRIFTLLPLGADIGYRVNLISVLTSAFTGVVGYFIILKLFTIWWPAVQNRLWKYLAAVSGALTMLFSNTFWSSAVEAEVYGFSMLLMLLLIYLTLRWYETRLDAPEKSFHPDRYLILIYYLGLLSVAVHMTTFLVMPLIFLFVLWADPEKRADLRFWAAGGSLLIILAVVEPFLVAVGLTLVISGGGYFLYGRKTAPWRLAFLLCTFGLLGFSSQLYIPIRSLQNPPIDENNPETWERFKGFLERKQYGQENMLTRALSRRGKLENQFGTYPRMGFWGFFETQYGKGGWAFVPVFLIGLAGLFFPLRRDKKTALLLLAIALAGTVGLVFYMNFADGTKMDAYGEAGLEVRDRDYFWTPGFVVFSLAVGIGLGCLGMLLSSEEVRRKVRPPLQQALAVLVILAAVAIPALAVKANYVRNSREGNFLPYDYAYNLLDSCDKDALLFTNGDNDTFPLWALQEAFGFRKDIRNINLSLLNTDWYILQLKNHMGVPLSLADSQIAMKDLPLPGMAQTFPRPEYPYYDRRRGVSHYLMPVQLENQLLRVQDFMVEDIAISNNFKFPLFFSRTVPASARVGLDANLETEAMVLRLLPERKEERFDVAQTEYLLWERFRFRNFNNPDVTLDDNEAGMMIVYPEIALELYEWYLKKNDTAKALAHLERAVAEFPFYPRTVALLHDYYKSRGEADKAKEVVERSRRHLEKAVRRSAENPVWWMFLSNLYHLEGNKEQAYRAIQAAWEIHRAEDFVFRTYVQYCLADGRTDLLLKLAREWLENHADDPFARQILSQFGTTPQLPQDLPSR, from the coding sequence ATGCTTAGCGACAAACACCTTCGCCGGGGCCTTGCCGCTTTGGTTTTGGCCTCCGGTTTGGCCTTTTTCGGGCGGACCGTGGCCCCCACGGTCTCCTTCTGGGATTGTGGGGAGTTCATTGCCGCCTCCGCCTGTCTGGGAATCCCGCACCCACCCGGTGCCCCGCTCTATGTGTTGATTGGTCGGATTTTCACCCTGTTACCGCTGGGGGCCGATATTGGTTACCGGGTCAATTTGATTTCAGTCCTCACCTCCGCCTTCACCGGAGTGGTTGGCTACTTCATCATTCTGAAGCTGTTTACGATTTGGTGGCCGGCTGTTCAAAACCGGCTTTGGAAGTATCTGGCCGCTGTCTCCGGCGCCCTGACCATGCTTTTCTCCAACACCTTTTGGTCCTCCGCCGTGGAAGCGGAGGTGTACGGGTTTTCGATGCTTTTGATGTTGCTTTTGATTTACCTGACTCTCCGTTGGTATGAAACGCGTCTGGATGCACCGGAAAAAAGCTTTCATCCCGACCGCTATTTGATTTTGATTTACTACCTCGGGCTTCTATCCGTGGCCGTGCACATGACCACCTTTTTGGTGATGCCTCTTATATTCCTTTTTGTCCTCTGGGCTGACCCCGAAAAGCGAGCCGATTTACGGTTCTGGGCCGCGGGCGGTTCCCTTTTGATTATTCTGGCCGTTGTTGAACCGTTTCTGGTTGCCGTAGGTTTGACGCTGGTAATCAGCGGAGGGGGCTACTTCCTATACGGACGCAAAACCGCTCCCTGGCGCCTCGCCTTTCTGCTTTGCACGTTCGGACTCCTCGGTTTTTCGTCCCAGCTCTATATACCGATCCGCTCCCTGCAAAACCCGCCGATTGACGAAAACAATCCGGAAACCTGGGAGCGCTTCAAGGGATTTCTGGAGCGCAAGCAGTATGGACAGGAGAACATGCTGACCCGGGCCTTAAGCCGCCGGGGAAAGCTGGAAAACCAGTTCGGCACCTACCCAAGAATGGGATTTTGGGGATTCTTTGAAACGCAGTACGGCAAAGGGGGATGGGCCTTTGTACCGGTGTTTTTAATCGGCCTGGCAGGGCTTTTCTTCCCTCTCCGGCGGGACAAAAAAACCGCTCTTTTGCTTTTGGCCATTGCGCTGGCGGGCACGGTCGGCCTGGTGTTTTACATGAATTTTGCCGATGGCACCAAAATGGACGCCTACGGCGAAGCCGGGCTGGAGGTGCGCGACCGGGATTACTTCTGGACCCCCGGTTTCGTCGTCTTCTCGCTGGCCGTAGGCATCGGGCTGGGCTGCTTAGGGATGCTCCTTTCTTCGGAGGAAGTCCGTCGGAAAGTGAGACCGCCGCTTCAACAAGCCCTCGCCGTTCTGGTGATCCTGGCTGCGGTCGCTATTCCCGCCCTGGCCGTGAAGGCCAACTACGTCCGCAATTCCCGCGAAGGCAATTTCCTCCCCTACGACTATGCTTACAACCTCCTGGATTCCTGCGACAAGGACGCACTTCTGTTCACTAACGGGGACAACGACACCTTTCCGCTGTGGGCTTTGCAGGAAGCCTTCGGCTTTCGCAAGGACATCCGAAATATCAACTTGAGCCTGTTGAACACGGACTGGTACATACTGCAGTTGAAAAATCATATGGGGGTGCCGCTTTCGCTGGCAGACAGCCAGATAGCGATGAAAGATCTCCCCCTCCCCGGCATGGCCCAAACCTTTCCCCGGCCCGAGTATCCCTATTACGACCGGCGCCGCGGGGTTTCCCACTATTTGATGCCGGTGCAGCTGGAGAACCAGCTCTTGCGGGTGCAGGACTTCATGGTGGAGGACATTGCCATCTCCAACAACTTCAAATTTCCCCTCTTTTTTTCCCGCACGGTGCCCGCATCCGCCCGTGTGGGGTTGGATGCCAACCTGGAAACCGAGGCCATGGTCCTGCGCCTTCTCCCGGAGCGAAAAGAGGAGCGTTTTGACGTGGCGCAAACCGAGTATCTCTTGTGGGAACGCTTTCGGTTCCGAAACTTTAACAATCCGGATGTAACCTTGGATGACAACGAGGCGGGGATGATGATTGTCTATCCGGAGATCGCCCTCGAACTGTACGAATGGTATCTGAAGAAAAACGATACGGCAAAGGCCCTTGCCCACCTGGAGCGCGCGGTCGCGGAATTTCCGTTCTACCCCCGCACCGTGGCTTTGCTGCACGATTACTACAAATCCAGAGGGGAGGCGGACAAGGCCAAAGAGGTGGTGGAACGTTCGCGGCGGCACTTGGAAAAAGCCGTGCGGCGCTCGGCCGAAAACCCGGTCTGGTGGATGTTTTTGTCCAACCTGTATCACTTGGAGGGAAACAAGGAACAGGCCTACCGGGCCATCCAGGCCGCTTGGGAGATCCACCGGGCCGAGGATTTCGTTTTCCGCACCTACGTTCAGTACTGCCTGGCGGACGGCCGCACCGATTTATTGCTTAAACTGGCCCGGGAATGGCTTGAAAACCATGCCGATGATCCGTTCGCCCGGCAGATTCTTTCCCAGTTCGGCACCACGCCGCAACTTCCGCAGGACCTCCCATCCAGGTAG